The following are encoded in a window of Staphylospora marina genomic DNA:
- a CDS encoding adenine phosphoribosyltransferase, translating to MDFKEKIRVIPDFPQPGIRFKDITTLLKDGAGYKAAIDRLAELLKDYEIDVIVGPEARGFVVGAPLAYKLGVGFVPVRKSGKLPAETIQVDYSLEYGKDALAMHKDAIEPGQKVLIADDLLATGGTISATSRLVKQLGGVPVAAAFFIELTYLNGREKLEDLDVVSLVQY from the coding sequence ATGGACTTCAAGGAAAAGATTCGCGTCATCCCGGACTTTCCGCAGCCGGGGATTCGGTTTAAGGATATCACCACGCTGTTGAAAGACGGTGCCGGATACAAGGCGGCCATCGATCGACTTGCGGAACTTTTGAAGGATTACGAAATCGATGTCATCGTGGGACCGGAAGCCCGCGGATTCGTGGTCGGCGCCCCGCTCGCCTACAAACTCGGAGTGGGCTTCGTTCCCGTCCGCAAATCCGGAAAGTTGCCGGCTGAAACGATCCAGGTCGACTACAGTCTCGAATACGGCAAAGACGCTCTCGCCATGCACAAAGATGCCATCGAACCGGGACAGAAAGTGTTGATCGCAGACGATTTGCTGGCCACCGGAGGCACCATTTCCGCCACGAGCCGTCTGGTGAAACAGCTGGGGGGAGTGCCTGTTGCCGCCGCGTTTTTCATCGAATTGACCTATTTGAACGGGCGTGAGAAACTGGAGGATCTCGACGTGGTGTCGCTGGTTCAATACTGA